The Rhodococcus sp. ABRD24 genome contains the following window.
TCGACGCCCATCACGGAAGGCGTATCGAGCAGCAGCGGCCGTAGCCCCGTGTCCGCATACGCATCGACTCCTACCCGGTGGAGGATGTCGTTGACGCGGTTGATGTCCGCGGTGGCCGGGATCGGCACGTCCACGACCGCGCGAGCCCAGTCCTTGGACAGGTTGACGGCCTTGACGATCTGCCCGTTCGGCACGGTGATGACCTCGCCGTCGGCGTTCCGCATCCTGGTCACTCGGAGGGTGACGTCCTCGATCACACCCTCGGCGTCGGTGGCCGAGCCGGTGATAGCGATCTGGACAGTGTCGCCGAAGCCGTACTGCCGCTCGGTGATGATGAAGAAACCCGCGAGAATGTCCTGCACCACGCGCTGCGCACCGAAGCCCAACGCGGCACCGAGAACGGTCGCGGGGGCGACGAGGCCGCCGATGGGCATGTCCAGCTGCCCGAGGACCTTCATCGTCGCGATGACGTAGATGATCGTGATGACGACCCACGTGATGACCTGCGCGACCGAGTGCCGATGTTTGGTCGCCTCGGATCGGACCAGCGCGTCACCCTGCTGGTAGTTGTCGTCGATCCGCTTGGTGATCCGGCCGCCGGCCCAGCCGGCGAACCGCGCCAGGATGAGCGCACCGAGGACCGTCAGCGTTATCGGAAGACCGGTGTCGGTCAACCATGTCTTGAACGTATCGGTGGCAGCGAAGGACAGGGCGAACGTCGTCGGCATACGGCTCAGGCCTGGGTTTCGCTCATCCGCCAGCGGATGCCGGCCTCGAGGAAGCCGTCGATCTCACCGTCCAGAACCGATGAAGGGTTGTTGACCTCGAACTCGGTGCGCAGGTCCTTGACCATCTGATAAGGGTGCAGCACATACGAGCGCATCTGGTTTCCCCACGAGCTACCGCCGTCGCCCTTGAGCGCATCCATCTCGGCGCGCTCTTCCTTGCGCTTGACCTCGAGCAGCTTGGCCTGCAACACACGCATCGCGGACACCTTGTTCTGCAGCTGCGACTTCTCGTTCTGACACGTCACGACGATGCCGGTGGGGATGTGTGTCAGGCGCACCGCGGAGTCGGTGGTGTTGACCGACTGGCCGCCGGGGCCGGACGAGCGGTACACATCGACCCGGACGTCGTTCTCATCGACATCGATGTGGTCGGTGGTCTCGACCACCGGCAGCACCTCGACCTCGGCGAACGAGGTCTGGCGACGGCCCTGGTTGTCGAACGGGCTGATGCGCACGAGGCGGTGGGTTCCCATCTCGACGGACAGGGTGCCGTAGCTGTAGGGCGCCTTGACCGCGAACGTCGCACTCTTGATGCCGGCCTCTTCGGCGTAGGAGGTGTCGTACACCTCGACGCCGTAACCGCGCTTCTCCGCCCAGCGGATGTACATGCGCATCAGCATCTCGGCCCAATCCGCGGCGTCGATGCCGCCGGCGCCGGCACGGATGTTGACGAGCGCATCACGCTGGTCGTACTCGCCGGAGAGCATCGTCTTGACTTCCATCGCCTCGATATCGGCGCGGAGCAACGCGCGCTCGGCGTGGACGTCGGCGACCGCGTCGGCGCCCTCCTCCTCGGCAAGCTCGTACAGCACCGACATATCATCGAGGCGGCTGCGCAGACCTTCGACGCGGCGCAGCTCGGCTTGGGCGTGCGACAGCTGGCTCGTCACCTTCTGCGCGTGCTCCTGGTCATTCCAGAGCTCGGGGTCAGCGGCCTGATGCTCGAGCTCGTCGATCCGGCGGCGCAGCTCCTCGACGTCGAGAACCTTCTCGACGGTCGTCAGAGTGGTGTCGAGCTCGGCCAGGTCAGCAGAAACATCAGGATGCACAGTTATCCAGGCTACCGGGTCCGCAGCAGGAAGCTGCCGCAGGAGATGCGTGGCGCCGACGACTGTGCTCGCAGCCGCCTCCACCACATGTTCCATCGCCCCGGCCGACACGAACCCTCCGGTTCGATCCGAATCCACTCTCACACCCATATTCGGCGAGTTCCATTGAACACAGGCTGTTGATTTGTCGACTTCAAACAGTCGATTGCGTGAATCTGGCGAATATGCAACACTGACCGCACCGTGGCCTGGGTCACAAGCCCGTATCTAACGTTCGAAAGGTCTCCCGTGGCCGAACAGACACTCTTCTTCGAGAACGAGATGGGTCCGCATCCCGTGGCCACCACCCATCTCGCGCCCGCAGCGGGAACGTCCGAGGCGCCGCGAACAGCAAGCACCACGATCACCGGCCCGAAGGTCCTCACCGTCGGCCGCACCGATAGGCACCGACGCCCAACCGACAGTCAGGAAGTCAGATGAAACGTCGCTTCGCACTCACCGCAATCGCGCTCTCCCTGAGCGCTGCCGCCGCCTTGACAATGACCGCATGCACGCCGGGGACGTCGTCCGCGACCGAACTCGTCGTCACCACGTTCGGCGGCGAGTGGCAGAAGAACTTCACCGATGCCGTGGTGAAGCCGTTCGAGAAAGAGAACAACGTCACAATCAAGCAAGTGACGCTGTACAGCTCCGACGCACTCGCCCAGCTGCAGGCCCAGAAGTCGAGTCCGCAGATGGATGTCGTCTTCTTCTCCGGAGGCCAGGAGGTGGTGGCGGCGAAGGACGGGCTGCTCGCGCCCATCGACCCGTCGGCGCTGACCAACGCGCCCGACCTGATCTCGCAGGCGAGCACCGGTCTGGCGGGTGGACAGGGACCGGTGGTCCAGATCACCCCGATGGGGCTGCTCTACCGCACTGACAAGATCAGCGAGCCCACCTCGTGGAATGACGCCTTCAACCCCGACTACCGGCAGCACGTTGCCTTCACGGACCTGTCGAACAGCTACGGCACCCTCGGAATGTTGATGATCAACAGCACCCGCGGCGGGACGATCGACAACGTCACCCCCGGTATCGACGCGATCGGTCAGTCGGCCCGCGCCGGCGACGCCATCATCACCAAGACGTCGTCCGATCTCCAGCAGGCGTTCGCGGCCCGCGACATCTGGCTGGCCCCGTACTCGCAGGACTACGCCGAGACGCTGCGCAAGGCCGGTCAGCCTGTCGGCTTCACCATGCCGCGTGAGGGCACTACCGGTTCGTACATCACCGCCAACGCCGTTGCCGGCCGCCCCAACACCGACCTCGCCACCAAGTTCATCGACTACGCGCTGAGCGCCGGCGCCCAGGAGAAGTTCGTCACCGGCATGGCCTACTCACCGGTGAACACGAAGGCAGTCGTTCCCGCTGACATGCAGTCCAAGATCCTGTCAGGCCCGACGCTGGAGAAGCTGGTCCGGTTCGATCCGGCGCTGATCACCGGAAACTCGGCGGCGTGGCAGAACCAGTGGCAGGAACAGATCGCACGATGAGGAAGCGCTCCGCCGAACCCTGGCTGTTGGTGCTGCCGCTGGTTGCGTTGCTTCTGATCGCATTCGTGATCCCCGTCGCCAGAACACTTCTGGCCAGTTTCACCACTGATTCCGCCGGGTTCACCCTCAGCAACTTCACCAGGTTCTTCGGGTCGTCGGTCTCGCTCGGCGCGTCGGAGCGATCTCTCCGGATGGCCTTCATCCAGACGATCGTCTCCGTCGTGATCGCGGTACCGCTCGCGTACATCATGGCCGGGCTCTCCGCGAAAGCGCGGGCCTTCATGATGATCGCGACGATCCTTCCGCTGATGACGAGTGTCGTCATCCGGACGTTCGGCTGGGTCATCCTCATGGGGCCGTCCGGCCCGCTGGCGAAGATTCCGGGTTTCCTGGAACTGAGTCAGGCTCGCCAGGGCCTGTTGGGAACCGAGCTCGGAGTGAACATCGCGATGGTCCAGGTACTGGTGCCGTTCGCCGTCCTCTCCGTTCTCGGTGTCATCAACGGGATCGACGGCCGACTCAGGGAAGCATCCCGAACCATGGGGGCGAGCTTCGTCGGAACCTTTCGCCACGTGGTGCTTCCGCTGTCTCTACCGGGCATCGTCTCGGGCGCCACACTGTGCTTCGCACTGTCGATCAGCTCGTTCATCACACCGAACCTCATTGGTGGAGCTCAGCTTCCGGTTCTCGCCGGATTCATCTACCACGACGCAACGGTCAGCAACGACATCCCGTTCGCCGCGACGCAGGCAGTACTGATCCTGGCAGTCGTGGTCGTCACGATCGCGGCGACCAATCGAATTGCAAACGCGAGGATGAAATAGTGGTTCGTTCAACTCCGCTTCCGTTGAGGATCGCCGGCAAGGTGTTCCTCGTCCTCATCGCGCTGTTCATGCTGGCCCCACTCGCGGTGGTGGTGGGCGCTGCCTTCAACGCCGACCAGTTCCTCGCCTTCCCTCCCGCAGGCCTCAGCCTGGAATGGTTCGCGGATGCAGTGGCCGACACCACGTACACGTATCCGTTCCTGTTCAGCCTTCAGGTCGCCCTGATCGCGGCGGTAGGTGCCGCCGCGATCGGGACGCTGTTCGCCATCGGTATTGCACGGCACAAGGTTCCCGGTTCAGGTGCGCTGCAATCGTTCGCGCTGTCCCCTCTGACGATGCCGAGCATCATCTTCGCAATCGGCATCCTCCAGACGGTGTCGCAGTTGCTCGGTGGGTCTGCGGCGTGGATCCTGATGCTCGCGCACGTCGTCGTCACAGTCCCGTACGTGGTCCGGACGGTTCTCGGCGTGATCGCCAGGTCGGACGGGTTCACCGAAGAGGCCGTCCGCGTGATGGGTGCCCGCTGGTGGCAGCGCTATTGGCACGTACTGCTGCCGATGTGCCGCCCCGGCATCATCGCCGGAGGCTTCCTTGCCTTCATCGTTTCCTTCGACGATGCGGTCATCGCGCTGTTCCTGCGGACTCCACAGCTCCAAACCCTCCCCCTCGCCATCTACGGGCAGCTCGAGTTCAGCGCATCGCCCACGGTGGCGGCCGTGTCGACTCTGTCGATGGCCCTCACAGCGGTCTCAATTCTGGCGATCGAGAAGATCGTCGGGCTCGGAAAGGTCTTCAGCTAATGGCCGATCTCACTATCGCGAACGTCCACAAGACATTCGGGGACGTGAAGGTACTCAACGGTGTCGACATACACGCGAAGTCCGGCAGCTTCGTGTCCCTGCTCGGCTCGAGTGGCTGCGGGAAGTCGACGCTCCTGCGCTGCATCGCGGGTCTCGAAACCGTCGACACCGGATCCATCTCGGTCGGCGGAGAGGACGTCACCGACATTGCGCCGGAGGAGCGTCGGCTGAGCATGATGTTCCAGAGCTATGCGCTGCTTCCGCATATGAGTGTGCTCGAGAACGTCCGCTTTCCGTTGCGAATGCGCGGAAAGACCTACGGAAACCGGGCTGCACAGCGAGATCTCGCCGTTCGCGCACTCGAACAGGTCCAGATGGATCATCTGGCTTCGCGGATGCCCCGGCAGCTGTCCGGCGGCCAGCAGCAACGCGTTGCGCTGGCCCGCGCAATCGTAGGCGGCCCGCGGCTGATCCTGCTCGACGAACCACTGTCGAATCTCGATGCGCGCCTGCGGGAGGACATGCAGGTGGAACTCGTGTCGCTGCAGCGAAGTCTGGGCGTGACCACGGTCTTCGTCACGCACGATCAGGACGAAGCCCTGAGCATGTCCGACCAGGTCGTCCTGATGCAGGGCGGCGTGGTCGAGCAGTCCGGCACCCCGGAGGACCTGTATTCGAACCCGGCCACCAGGTTCGCCGCCGACTTCCTCGGAGCGGCGAACCTGCTCGATGTCACTGCGGCGCCCGGCAAGCAGGCCGCGGTAGGTTCCGCGACAGTGCCGTCGCCGGAGGATTTCGACGGCGAGGCACTGCTCATGGTCCGCCAGGAAGACATTCGGGTCAACGCACCGGATGGCTGCGACGCGCATCTGACTGCGGTCGTCACATCACGAGTCTTCCGGGGAAGTGAACTACTCCTGGTTCTCGATGCTGCAGGACAGGAGATTCGAGTCGTCACCTCGACGTCGACCCTCGTGTATCCGGACAGCGAAGTGACGGTTTCCTGGACTAGCGAGCAAAGCCGGATCCTCACGAAGTAACAGCGGCGAAGTGGCTACACTGTGTAATTCTCTTCCCGCACAAAAATTCTCACGCGAAGGCAGACAATGAGTCAGAAGGGCAACGACACGGACGACACCGATCGATTGATTGCGAGCGCGCTTCAGGTCAACGGGCGCGCCTCCTGGGAGGCCATCAGTCGCGTCATCGATCTGCCCTCGCGCACTGTCATGCGACGTGGACAGCACCTTCTCGACACGAGGTGTGTGCGGGTGTCAACCTACGTCGACGCGAGCAAGCTGTTACATGCGCGGGGCGTGCTCATTCGCCTCGAGACCGAGATGCACCGGGTGGCCGAGGTTGCTCGCAGTGTCGCTGCCCTCCCAGGCGCCTCCTCGGTGTCCGTCCTCGAGGGCTCGGGCGACATTGCCGCACTGGTCCTCGTGGAGAACGCCGAAGCCCATCAAGCGCTGTTGCTGCAGACTCTCCCGGCGATTCCCGGCCTGCTGTCCTTCGAGGTCAGCACGGTTCTGCGGTCCTACTTGATGGGGCTGGACTGGCACGCCGGCATTCTGCCGGCGGAGCAGGTCGAGGCACTTCGCAAGTCCGCGCCCTGGCACGCGCCGTCCGTGACCTCCACACCAGTGGTCCTCGATGCGGTCGACCAGAATCTCATCGACCAGCTGAGCAACGACGGCCGGGCCACGATCTCGATGCTCGCCCAGGATGCCGGGATCAACGCGCAGACGGTACGCCGTCGACTCGATGCGCTGTTCGGCGTCGGGGTTCTCAGGGTGCGTACCGAGGTTGCACCCTCGTTCTTCGGGGTCAAGGTCGAGGCGATGCTGTGGCTGCATATCCGGGGCGGTGACGTCGAGAGCATCGGCACGGCGCTGGCCAACCATCCGTCCGTTCGCTACTGCGCCGCGCTCACCGGCCATGCCGGTCTGCTGGTCGACGGCCTGTTCAAAGACGAGGAAGCGTTGTTCGACTTCCAGAACGGCGTCATCGGATCCCTGGCGTCCGTGGAGATTGCCGAATCGCGGGTCGTCCTCAAGGCAGTTCGCCGCGGCCCGCTGTCCGTCGACGACATCGTGGCCTGATACCCGCTCCAATCGACCAAGGAGTTTCGCCGCACCACACGAGATGTGGTGCGGCGAAACTCGTCGGTGGCAGCAAGGGCAGACACGGTCCGTCTCCTACCGTGCGTGCAGCGTCGACGCATCCGCCCTGAACCAAACAAGAACGGGACCCTGCCCGCCGGCGTCGTCGGCAGCGGGCAGGGTCCCGTTCGTCGTGGTGCTAGTCGATTCGACCGATGGTGAGCTTCTTGAGGCCGGTGATGCGGATGTCCGCGGAGGCCTTCGCGAAGTCGGCGAGACCCTCGGTGACAGTGGCGAACACGTTGACCGGAGTCCATCCGAGCGGGCCGAACGTGCGCACGCCGGGGGCGTAGCAGACACCGACCTCGTACCACTCGAACGGCAGACCGCCCATCTGCATCGGACGCTGGTAGTACCAGAGCACGTCGCCGACGCCCGGGATGACCTGCTGGTTCTCGAACGGAACCGCCTCGGGATCGAAGTTCTGGGCCTCCTCGGGAAGTCCGGTCATCACCTCTGGGCCGGCGTACATCGCGTGCATCGCGTCGACGGTCACCGGCTTCGCCAGTGCGTTCCACAGCGCCTCGCACGTCTTCGGCGCGAGGTCGAGGTGCATGGTGGCAATGGCGCGCGGGCCGTTCTCGTATTCGAAGAAGAGCTTCTGCTCGGTCACGGTTTTCCTCTTTCTGTTCGTGCAACTGTCGGTCTTGTGGAATCAGGGGTTGGGCAATAGTTCTCGACGGCCTCGACAAACCGACTGACGAACGGCTTCTGCTCGCCGAATTCGCCAGGGCCGTTCATCTTCTCGGGATGCCACTGGACACCCGCGGCGTACCAGTCGGTGGTCGACTCGATCGCTTCGATCGACCCGTCTGCGGCCACCGCGGTGACGGCGAAGCCCTCAGGGCAGTGCGAGATCACCTGTTGATGAATCGAATTGACCCTCATACGGCGTGGCCGCTCGTCACCGAGCGACGCCGATGCGGTGGGACGGAGCTCGATCTCGTGCCTGCAATCGAGCTGCGCGGCGGCGTCGAGCCCGTACGGATGCAGCGCGCGTCCCTCCGGCAGGTCGACCACCCGGCTGCCGTGCAGCGCCGCAAGCAACTGCATGCCCCGGCAAATCCCGAACACAGGCAGACGCAGATCTCGCGCCGCCGCGACGAGCGCATGCTCGGTGGTATCCCGGCTGGTGGCGTCGGGCGGGGCGCAGGCGTCCTCACCGCGGGCGATCCAGTCGCCGACGTCCTCTCCCCCGGAAAGTACGAGCCCGCTCACGTGGGAGAGCAACGAGGCCGCGTCGTCGCCGGTGCACTCCGGAATGAGGATCACCGACATCCCGAGCGAGGAGAAGAACCGGACGTACTCGGTTCCCACCGTGAACAGATCGGTGTTCTCACCCAGATAGGTGGGGAGGTCGCGCCGCCACGTCGTGACGGCGATCGTCGGCCGATCACCCATCGAGCTTCATCCAGACCGAGGTGGTGTCGGTGTACTTGTGCAGGGCGTCGGCACCCTTGTCGCGACCGAACCCGCTCTCCTTCACCCCGCCGAAGGGCAGGCGCATATCGCCCTCCTCATAGCAGTTCACCCAGATGACGCCTGCCTTCACGCCGCGTGTCACGCGGTGGATGGCGCCGACGTCGCTGCCCCAGACCGAGGCGGCGAGCCCGTACCGGGTGTCGTTGGCGACCCGGATGGCCTCGGCCTCACTACCCACCCGGATGATCGACAGGACCGGCCCGAAGACCTCCTCCTGTGCAATCCGGGAACTGGGATCGACGTGATCGAGAACCACAGGAGCGAAGTACGAGCCCCCCTCGAGACCGTCCACGACGGCGCGCTGTGCACTACCGGCGGCCAGAGTCGCACCCTGCTCGAGCGCATCCGCAACCTTCGCCTCGATGCCGGCGACAGCACCGGCGCTGACGATGGCGCCGAACGAAGCGCCGGCGTCCAGCGGGTCTCGCGGCTGCAGTGCAGCCGCGACCTCGCACGCGGCAGCGACCGCCTCATCGGCGTTGTCCTCGAACACGATCAGCCGAGACGAGGCACTGCACATCTGGCCCTGGTTGAAGAAGGCGTTCTCGGCGGCGCTCGCCGCGGCCGCGCGGATGTCGGCGTCGGGCAGCGCAACGGTGGCGGACTTCCCACCGAGCTCCGGCCATACGCGCTTACCGTTCGATTCGGCGCTGTACTTCATGAATGCGCGCCCGACGGCGGGTGATCCGGTGAACGTCAGGACATCGACGTCGGGGTGTCGGCCGAGTGCTTGACCGGTGTCGCGGCCCAGGCCGTTCACGACGTTCAGCACGCCGGGCGGCAGCCCCGCCTGCCCGGCCAGCTCCGCCAGCCGCAGTGCCGAGAACGGTGTCTGCTCGGAGGGTTTCACCACCACCGAGTTGCCGGCGAGGAGTGCGGGGGCAAGCTTCCATGCCGTCATCGTGAGCGGGAAGTTCCACGGCACCACCGCCGCCACCACCCCCGCCGGGGCCTCGAAGGAGTACGCCAGCACGGACTCCTCGTGTGCGATCAGCTTGTCGGACACCTTGTCCGAGAGCTCTCCGTACCACCTGAGGCACTTCTCGACCGCGGCCAGTTCCACGTTGAGCGCCTGGGATACCGGCTTGCCCATCTCGAGCGAGATCATGGTGGCCAACTCCTGAGCGTTCTCTCCGACGAGAAGTGCCCACTTCTTGAGGACCTCGCCCCGCTCGCGCGCCGCGGCGGTGGCCCAACCCGACGTCTGGAAGGCCGTCCGGGCGATAGTGACCGCCCGGTCGACCTGAGTTTCGTCGGCCGCGTGCAGCACCCCGATCGACTTGCCGTCCCGGGGCGAGATCACCGGCACGCGTTCGGCGCCGTCGAGCGCCACGATCCGTCCGCCGAGATAGGCACCCTCGAGCCGCACGACATCCTGCATTGCGTCGCGCGCGGTTGAGCTCAGCGACATGTAACCGTCCCTTCGACGACCAAGGAGTGTGGCTTCCGCCACGATTTGAAACTAAGAGTGTCATATCCGCCACAATTCGGCAATCAGTAGTCGACATTCGACATCAAATGCCGTTCGTACATCCAAATCCGCCTCGCGGGTTCTCAGACGGCGGCCGTAGTCGGGGCGCCGGTAGGCTCTGCGGTCGTGACTGCACTCGCCGCCGACCTGACCCTGGCCCTCCGCATCGCCGACGAAGCCGACGCCCTGACCAGCTCCCGGTTCGGCGCGCTGGACCTGAAGGTCGATTCCAAGCCGGACCTCACCCCGGTGTCGGACGCGGACCTCGCGGTGGAGCGAGCAGTACGCGCGAGGCTGGCCGAAGAGCGACCGGACGACGCGGTGCTCGGCGAGGAGTTCGGCGGCGACGCGAAGTTCGAGGGCCGGCAGTGGGTGGTCGACCCGATCGACGGCACCAAGAACTTCGTGCGCGGAGTCCCGGTGTGGGCCACACTGATCGCACTGCTCGAGGACGGCGTCCCCGTCGTCGGCGTCGTGAGCGCGCCCGCCCTGAACCGGCGCTGGTGGGCCTCGGCAGGCGGCGGCGCGTGGATGTCGCACGACGGCGGCGACGCGCGACGCCTGTCCGTGTCGGGCGTGGGCGATCTGGCTTCGTCGAGCCTG
Protein-coding sequences here:
- the hisN gene encoding histidinol-phosphatase codes for the protein MTALAADLTLALRIADEADALTSSRFGALDLKVDSKPDLTPVSDADLAVERAVRARLAEERPDDAVLGEEFGGDAKFEGRQWVVDPIDGTKNFVRGVPVWATLIALLEDGVPVVGVVSAPALNRRWWASAGGGAWMSHDGGDARRLSVSGVGDLASSSLSFSSLSGWKDRGIRDQFVDLTDDVWRIRGYGDFFSYCLLAEGAVEIAAEPEVSLWDLAPLDLLVREAGGRFTSLDGTDGPHGGSAVASNGLLHDEVLTRLRVGP
- a CDS encoding ABC transporter permease → MRKRSAEPWLLVLPLVALLLIAFVIPVARTLLASFTTDSAGFTLSNFTRFFGSSVSLGASERSLRMAFIQTIVSVVIAVPLAYIMAGLSAKARAFMMIATILPLMTSVVIRTFGWVILMGPSGPLAKIPGFLELSQARQGLLGTELGVNIAMVQVLVPFAVLSVLGVINGIDGRLREASRTMGASFVGTFRHVVLPLSLPGIVSGATLCFALSISSFITPNLIGGAQLPVLAGFIYHDATVSNDIPFAATQAVLILAVVVVTIAATNRIANARMK
- a CDS encoding Lrp/AsnC family transcriptional regulator — its product is MSQKGNDTDDTDRLIASALQVNGRASWEAISRVIDLPSRTVMRRGQHLLDTRCVRVSTYVDASKLLHARGVLIRLETEMHRVAEVARSVAALPGASSVSVLEGSGDIAALVLVENAEAHQALLLQTLPAIPGLLSFEVSTVLRSYLMGLDWHAGILPAEQVEALRKSAPWHAPSVTSTPVVLDAVDQNLIDQLSNDGRATISMLAQDAGINAQTVRRRLDALFGVGVLRVRTEVAPSFFGVKVEAMLWLHIRGGDVESIGTALANHPSVRYCAALTGHAGLLVDGLFKDEEALFDFQNGVIGSLASVEIAESRVVLKAVRRGPLSVDDIVA
- the prfB gene encoding peptide chain release factor 2; translated protein: MHPDVSADLAELDTTLTTVEKVLDVEELRRRIDELEHQAADPELWNDQEHAQKVTSQLSHAQAELRRVEGLRSRLDDMSVLYELAEEEGADAVADVHAERALLRADIEAMEVKTMLSGEYDQRDALVNIRAGAGGIDAADWAEMLMRMYIRWAEKRGYGVEVYDTSYAEEAGIKSATFAVKAPYSYGTLSVEMGTHRLVRISPFDNQGRRQTSFAEVEVLPVVETTDHIDVDENDVRVDVYRSSGPGGQSVNTTDSAVRLTHIPTGIVVTCQNEKSQLQNKVSAMRVLQAKLLEVKRKEERAEMDALKGDGGSSWGNQMRSYVLHPYQMVKDLRTEFEVNNPSSVLDGEIDGFLEAGIRWRMSETQA
- a CDS encoding ABC transporter ATP-binding protein; the encoded protein is MADLTIANVHKTFGDVKVLNGVDIHAKSGSFVSLLGSSGCGKSTLLRCIAGLETVDTGSISVGGEDVTDIAPEERRLSMMFQSYALLPHMSVLENVRFPLRMRGKTYGNRAAQRDLAVRALEQVQMDHLASRMPRQLSGGQQQRVALARAIVGGPRLILLDEPLSNLDARLREDMQVELVSLQRSLGVTTVFVTHDQDEALSMSDQVVLMQGGVVEQSGTPEDLYSNPATRFAADFLGAANLLDVTAAPGKQAAVGSATVPSPEDFDGEALLMVRQEDIRVNAPDGCDAHLTAVVTSRVFRGSELLLVLDAAGQEIRVVTSTSTLVYPDSEVTVSWTSEQSRILTK
- a CDS encoding ABC transporter substrate-binding protein, translated to MKRRFALTAIALSLSAAAALTMTACTPGTSSATELVVTTFGGEWQKNFTDAVVKPFEKENNVTIKQVTLYSSDALAQLQAQKSSPQMDVVFFSGGQEVVAAKDGLLAPIDPSALTNAPDLISQASTGLAGGQGPVVQITPMGLLYRTDKISEPTSWNDAFNPDYRQHVAFTDLSNSYGTLGMLMINSTRGGTIDNVTPGIDAIGQSARAGDAIITKTSSDLQQAFAARDIWLAPYSQDYAETLRKAGQPVGFTMPREGTTGSYITANAVAGRPNTDLATKFIDYALSAGAQEKFVTGMAYSPVNTKAVVPADMQSKILSGPTLEKLVRFDPALITGNSAAWQNQWQEQIAR
- a CDS encoding ABC transporter permease subunit produces the protein MVRSTPLPLRIAGKVFLVLIALFMLAPLAVVVGAAFNADQFLAFPPAGLSLEWFADAVADTTYTYPFLFSLQVALIAAVGAAAIGTLFAIGIARHKVPGSGALQSFALSPLTMPSIIFAIGILQTVSQLLGGSAAWILMLAHVVVTVPYVVRTVLGVIARSDGFTEEAVRVMGARWWQRYWHVLLPMCRPGIIAGGFLAFIVSFDDAVIALFLRTPQLQTLPLAIYGQLEFSASPTVAAVSTLSMALTAVSILAIEKIVGLGKVFS
- a CDS encoding gamma-glutamyl-gamma-aminobutyrate hydrolase family protein (Members of this family of hydrolases with an active site Cys residue belong to MEROPS family C26.), whose amino-acid sequence is MGDRPTIAVTTWRRDLPTYLGENTDLFTVGTEYVRFFSSLGMSVILIPECTGDDAASLLSHVSGLVLSGGEDVGDWIARGEDACAPPDATSRDTTEHALVAAARDLRLPVFGICRGMQLLAALHGSRVVDLPEGRALHPYGLDAAAQLDCRHEIELRPTASASLGDERPRRMRVNSIHQQVISHCPEGFAVTAVAADGSIEAIESTTDWYAAGVQWHPEKMNGPGEFGEQKPFVSRFVEAVENYCPTPDSTRPTVARTERGKP
- a CDS encoding mechanosensitive ion channel family protein; translation: MPTTFALSFAATDTFKTWLTDTGLPITLTVLGALILARFAGWAGGRITKRIDDNYQQGDALVRSEATKHRHSVAQVITWVVITIIYVIATMKVLGQLDMPIGGLVAPATVLGAALGFGAQRVVQDILAGFFIITERQYGFGDTVQIAITGSATDAEGVIEDVTLRVTRMRNADGEVITVPNGQIVKAVNLSKDWARAVVDVPIPATADINRVNDILHRVGVDAYADTGLRPLLLDTPSVMGVESLEVDQVSIRMVARTLPGKQFQVGRALRVRVVTALRRAGITVAAELENDAVVGEAQ
- a CDS encoding DUF3830 family protein — translated: MTEQKLFFEYENGPRAIATMHLDLAPKTCEALWNALAKPVTVDAMHAMYAGPEVMTGLPEEAQNFDPEAVPFENQQVIPGVGDVLWYYQRPMQMGGLPFEWYEVGVCYAPGVRTFGPLGWTPVNVFATVTEGLADFAKASADIRITGLKKLTIGRID
- a CDS encoding aldehyde dehydrogenase family protein translates to MSLSSTARDAMQDVVRLEGAYLGGRIVALDGAERVPVISPRDGKSIGVLHAADETQVDRAVTIARTAFQTSGWATAAARERGEVLKKWALLVGENAQELATMISLEMGKPVSQALNVELAAVEKCLRWYGELSDKVSDKLIAHEESVLAYSFEAPAGVVAAVVPWNFPLTMTAWKLAPALLAGNSVVVKPSEQTPFSALRLAELAGQAGLPPGVLNVVNGLGRDTGQALGRHPDVDVLTFTGSPAVGRAFMKYSAESNGKRVWPELGGKSATVALPDADIRAAAASAAENAFFNQGQMCSASSRLIVFEDNADEAVAAACEVAAALQPRDPLDAGASFGAIVSAGAVAGIEAKVADALEQGATLAAGSAQRAVVDGLEGGSYFAPVVLDHVDPSSRIAQEEVFGPVLSIIRVGSEAEAIRVANDTRYGLAASVWGSDVGAIHRVTRGVKAGVIWVNCYEEGDMRLPFGGVKESGFGRDKGADALHKYTDTTSVWMKLDG